The Homalodisca vitripennis isolate AUS2020 unplaced genomic scaffold, UT_GWSS_2.1 ScUCBcl_1569;HRSCAF=5356, whole genome shotgun sequence genome segment ACGGCACCTGTCCCTCATTGACATCATTCTGTTGAGACAGCGCTCCCAAACGCCTCCTTATACTGAATTAGAATTATCGATGTCTCATAGACGGCACCTGTCCCTCAGTGACATCATTCTGTTGGACAGCGCTCCCAAACGCCTCCTTATACTGAATTAGAATTATCGATGTCTCATAGACGGCACCTGTCCCTCATTGACATCATTCTGTTGAGACAGCGCTCCCAAACGCCTCCTTATACTGAATTAGAATTATCGATGTCTCATAGGCGGCACCTGTCCCTCATTGACATCATTCTGTTGAGACAGCGCTCCCAAACGCCTCCTTATACTGAATTAGAATTATCGATGTCTCATAGACGGCACCTGTCCCTCAGTGACATCATTCTGTTGAGACAGCGCACCCAAACGCCTCCTTATACTGAATTAGAATTATCGATGTCTCATAGACGGCACCTGTCCCTCATTGACATCATTCTGTTGAGACAGCGCTCCCAAACGCCTCCTTATACTGAATTAGAATCACCGATGTCTCATAGACGGCACCTGTCCCTCAGTGACATCATTCTGTTGAGACAGCGCTCCCAAACGCCTCCTTATACTGAATTAGAATTATCGATGTCTCATAGACGGCACCTGTCCCTCAGTGACATCTGTTGAGACAGCGCTCCCAAACGCCTCCTTATACTGAATTAGAATTATCGATGTCTCATAGACGGCACCTGTCCCTCAGTGACATCTGTTGAGACAGCGCTCCCAAACGCCTCCTTATACTGAATTAGAATTATCGATGTCTCATAGACGGCACCTGTCCCTCAGTGACATCTGTTGAAACAGCGCTCCCAAACGTCTCCGTATATTGAATAGAGATATCGAATGTGTCATAGACGGCACCTGTCCTTCATTGACATCATTCTGTTGAGACAGCGCTCCCAAACGCCTCCTTATACTGAATTAGAATTATCGATGTCTCATAGACGGCACCTGTCCCTCAGTGACATCTGTTGAGACAGCGCTCCCAAACGCCTCCTTATACTGAATTAGAATTATCGATGTCTCATAGACGGCACCTGTCCCTCAGTGACATCTGTTGAGACAGCGCTCCCAAACGCCTCCTTATACTGAATTAGAATTATCGATGACTCATAGACGGCACCTGTCCCTCAGTGACATCTGTTGAAACAGCGCTCCCAAACGTCTCCTTATATTGAATAGAGATATCGAAAATGTCATAGACGGCACCTGTCCCTCAGTGACATCTGTTGAGACAGCGCTCCCAAACGTCTCCTTATACTGAATTAGAATTACCGATGTCTCATAGACAGCACCTGTCCCTCAGTGACATCTGTTGAGTCAGCGCTCCCAAACGCCTCCTTATACTGAATTAGAATTATCGATGTCTCATAGACGGCACCTGTCCCTTAGTGACATCTGTTGAGACAGCGCTCCCAAACGCCTCCTTATACTGAATTAGAATTATCGATGTCTCATAGACGGCACCTGTCCCTCAGTGACATCTGTTGAAACAGCGCTCCCAAACGTCTCCTTATATTGAATAGAGATATCGAATGTGTCATAGACAGCACCTGTCCCTCATTGACATCATTCTGTTGAGACAGCGCTCCCAAACGCCTCCTTATACTGAATTAGAATTATCGATGTCTCATAGACGGCACCTGTCCCTCAGTGACATCTGTTGAGACAGCGCTCCCAAACGCCTCCTTATACTGAATTAGAATTATCGATGTCTCATAGACGGCACCTGTCCCTCAGTGACATATGTTGAAACAGCGCTCCCAAACGTCTCCTTATATTGAATAGAGATATCGAATGTGTCATAGACGGCACCTGTCCCTCAGTGATATCTGTTGAGACAGCGCTCCCAAACGTCTCCTTATACTGAATTAGAATTACCGATGTCTCATAGACAGCACCTGTCCCTCAGTGACATCTGTTGAGACAGCGCTCCCAAACGCCTCCTTATACTGAATTAGAATTATCGATGTC includes the following:
- the LOC124371532 gene encoding uncharacterized protein LOC124371532 — translated: MSHRRHLSLIDIILLRQRSQTPPYTELELSMSHRRHLSLIDIILLRQRSQTPPYTELELSMSHRRHLSLSDIILLRQRTQTPPYTELELSMSHRRHLSLIDIILLRQRSQTPPYTELESPMSHRRHLSLSDIILLRQRSQTPPYTELELSMSHRRHLSLSDIC